Proteins co-encoded in one Armatimonadota bacterium genomic window:
- a CDS encoding flagellar protein, translated as MSKITPGVQIERSSLGRPVPIRHGKANHGGFASALAKESERLEGLKISSHAQKRLNSSNVALSESDIRRIDGAVQRASEKGANQSLIMLDNLALIVSVKNRVVITAIDEARNKEGIFTNIDSVVIA; from the coding sequence ATGAGTAAAATCACTCCAGGAGTACAAATAGAACGCTCAAGTCTAGGGAGACCTGTGCCGATTCGACATGGTAAAGCAAATCATGGTGGTTTTGCTTCGGCATTGGCTAAAGAAAGCGAGCGTCTGGAAGGGTTGAAGATTTCCTCGCATGCCCAAAAAAGGCTCAACTCCTCAAACGTTGCTTTGTCGGAGTCGGATATTCGGCGCATTGATGGGGCTGTTCAGCGCGCCAGTGAAAAAGGCGCAAATCAGTCGCTAATAATGCTTGATAATCTGGCTCTTATTGTGAGTGTCAAAAATCGCGTCGTCATTACAGCAATTGATGAAGCTCGCAACAAAGAGGGAATCTTCACGAATATAGATAGCGTGGTAATCGCTTAA
- a CDS encoding flagellar hook protein FlgE encodes MIQAMYNGVSGLRAHKTQMDVISNNVANINTVGFKACRVNFREMLSQTIRGATAPKSGGLGGTDPVQIGLGTSIGSIDTLYSQGSLIATGKATDVAIEGSGFFILTDGQSKYYTRDGSFQLDSEGYLVSSGSGMKVLGWAADPNTGEINTTSPVTFESAIRLPVGQLVISRQTTSITYGGNLDAGSEAGQGYTISVEIYDSLGAPHTLTVLFTKTTNDGEWTWEAGSPDAEPSSSVGSGTIVFDSSGNCTTATGNISLTLAFPNGASSPISATLDFRGITQLAGETTICPTSQNGLPLGGLDSFTIGKDGVISGFFTNGMCSPLGQIALAQFSNPSGLSRVGGNLLVETSNSGLPQIGQASVGSLGNITAGFLESSNVDLPTEFANMIVAQRGFQANSRIITTADEILQELVQLKR; translated from the coding sequence ATGATTCAAGCGATGTACAATGGTGTCTCGGGCTTACGAGCTCACAAGACACAAATGGACGTAATTAGTAACAATGTCGCAAATATCAATACGGTTGGCTTTAAAGCTTGCAGAGTGAACTTTAGAGAGATGCTTAGCCAAACTATAAGAGGGGCAACCGCACCAAAATCTGGCGGATTGGGTGGAACAGACCCTGTCCAGATAGGGTTGGGAACGAGTATAGGCAGTATTGATACTCTCTATTCCCAAGGTTCTCTCATTGCTACCGGGAAGGCTACCGATGTGGCAATTGAGGGTAGCGGTTTCTTCATTCTTACTGATGGCCAAAGCAAATACTATACCAGAGATGGGTCTTTCCAGCTTGACTCTGAAGGCTATCTGGTGTCATCTGGTTCGGGTATGAAGGTTCTAGGCTGGGCGGCTGATCCAAATACAGGGGAAATAAACACAACCTCCCCTGTAACGTTTGAATCAGCGATACGCCTTCCTGTAGGTCAGCTAGTGATTTCACGACAGACAACCTCCATAACTTATGGAGGAAACTTAGATGCAGGTTCTGAGGCTGGACAGGGCTATACCATAAGCGTTGAGATATATGACTCGCTGGGTGCGCCTCATACGCTTACGGTACTTTTCACAAAAACCACAAATGATGGTGAATGGACATGGGAAGCTGGAAGTCCTGATGCCGAACCAAGTTCGTCTGTCGGAAGCGGAACTATAGTTTTTGATTCATCTGGTAACTGCACAACAGCGACGGGTAATATCTCGCTAACATTGGCATTTCCAAATGGAGCGAGTAGCCCAATTTCAGCTACGCTTGATTTTAGGGGCATTACTCAATTGGCAGGAGAGACTACCATTTGCCCGACGTCGCAGAACGGCCTACCACTAGGCGGTTTGGATAGTTTTACAATTGGCAAGGACGGCGTCATATCGGGGTTTTTCACAAATGGTATGTGTAGTCCTCTCGGACAGATTGCCCTTGCCCAGTTCAGTAACCCATCGGGTCTGAGCCGCGTTGGCGGCAACCTGTTGGTTGAGACCAGCAATTCTGGACTACCACAGATTGGCCAAGCATCGGTCGGTAGCTTAGGGAATATCACTGCTGGTTTCCTGGAGTCATCTAATGTGGATTTGCCAACCGAGTTTGCCAATATGATAGTTGCGCAGAGAGGTTTTCAGGCAAACTCAAGAATAATTACAACCGCAGACGAGATACTTCAGGAATTGGTGCAGCTTAAGCGATAG
- a CDS encoding flagellar FlbD family protein yields the protein MIAVKLINGTEIILNSDLIEFIEATPDTVISLSNGKKMIVKESVSEVVEKIINFRRQIGITIKGLKVAESSCVDED from the coding sequence ATGATTGCTGTGAAGCTAATAAACGGCACGGAAATAATTTTGAATTCTGATCTTATAGAGTTCATAGAAGCAACGCCGGATACGGTAATCTCGCTTTCGAACGGAAAGAAAATGATTGTTAAAGAATCCGTGTCTGAGGTTGTTGAAAAAATTATAAATTTTCGAAGGCAGATTGGCATTACCATTAAGGGATTAAAGGTTGCCGAATCTTCGTGCGTTGATGAGGACTAA
- a CDS encoding flagellar motor protein: MDIATVVGLILAWGAILTALIMEGGKVTDLINPSAFVLVALGTAGATTISFSMKHILSLPGVIRNAFFSKETDMREIINTMVEFARLARREGILVLEQEAMNLDNKFLQMGIQLVVDGTPSEMVREILETEIASLEERHKVGESIFSTMGGFSPTLGIIGTVMGLIHMLASLDEPGRMGPAIAAAFIATLYGVSFANLIFLPIGSKLKVRTAEEVTTYEMMIEGILSIQAGDNPRMVEAKMMAYLPPKLRQNVTTHAASQE, from the coding sequence ATGGATATTGCTACCGTAGTTGGTTTAATTCTCGCATGGGGAGCAATACTAACTGCATTGATAATGGAGGGTGGTAAGGTTACAGACCTTATCAACCCTTCTGCGTTTGTTTTAGTTGCCTTGGGTACAGCAGGTGCAACTACAATCTCGTTTTCAATGAAGCATATTCTAAGTTTGCCAGGTGTTATTCGCAACGCATTTTTTAGCAAAGAAACTGACATGCGGGAGATTATCAATACCATGGTGGAATTTGCCCGTTTGGCACGTCGTGAAGGCATACTTGTTCTCGAGCAAGAAGCCATGAACCTTGATAACAAGTTTTTGCAAATGGGCATCCAGCTTGTGGTTGATGGCACACCATCTGAGATGGTTCGGGAAATTCTAGAGACCGAAATAGCTTCACTTGAGGAGAGACACAAGGTTGGTGAGAGCATTTTCTCCACTATGGGTGGATTTTCACCTACCCTTGGCATTATTGGTACGGTCATGGGTCTTATTCACATGCTTGCCAGTTTGGACGAGCCAGGAAGAATGGGACCCGCAATTGCCGCTGCATTCATTGCAACTTTATATGGTGTTTCGTTTGCAAATTTAATCTTTCTTCCCATTGGTTCGAAGCTTAAGGTGCGGACGGCCGAAGAGGTTACTACTTATGAGATGATGATTGAAGGCATTTTGTCAATTCAAGCGGGTGACAATCCAAGAATGGTAGAAGCAAAGATGATGGCTTACCTCCCACCTAAGCTCAGGCAGAACGTGACCACACATGCAGCAAGTCAGGAGTAA
- a CDS encoding flagellar motor protein MotB, whose protein sequence is MERRRKSSGGEGGGGGHDGGGTLRWLLTYADMITLLMAFFIMLYSMSILNLNKFRQVAISIRSGFGGFAEGQGKSILGTSGQFSVKPSPIIGESVGVPWKVVKKIQRFVQEEDLGKSVRLRADERGLIVSLATDEIMFAKGSAELSPKAKEIIGVVADVLKDIPNSIRVEGHACNLPVSSAKYPSNWELSTARATTVVRYLIEVLGFPADRLSAAGYADTKPIAPNNCEANRALNRRVDIVVLNSEWEQPREESNEHRKREVGKVADSNNNRGGAGIGSRSRGVHVH, encoded by the coding sequence ATGGAACGTCGTCGTAAATCATCTGGAGGAGAAGGTGGCGGAGGCGGCCATGACGGAGGCGGCACTCTCCGTTGGTTGCTTACCTATGCAGATATGATTACGTTGTTAATGGCTTTCTTTATTATGCTCTATTCGATGTCAATTTTGAATTTGAATAAGTTTCGCCAGGTGGCTATCTCAATTAGAAGTGGTTTTGGTGGGTTTGCGGAAGGACAAGGCAAATCTATTCTTGGAACAAGCGGACAATTTAGTGTGAAGCCGAGCCCAATAATAGGAGAAAGTGTGGGCGTGCCCTGGAAGGTAGTAAAGAAAATCCAGCGGTTTGTGCAAGAAGAAGACTTAGGCAAGTCAGTTAGATTGCGCGCAGATGAGAGAGGGTTAATTGTTAGCTTGGCTACCGATGAGATTATGTTTGCTAAGGGAAGTGCAGAGTTGTCACCCAAGGCAAAGGAAATAATTGGGGTTGTCGCTGATGTCCTTAAAGACATACCAAACTCAATTCGTGTCGAAGGGCATGCCTGTAACTTGCCTGTCTCATCAGCAAAATATCCATCAAATTGGGAGCTTTCAACGGCACGTGCTACGACTGTCGTTCGATACTTAATCGAAGTGCTTGGTTTCCCGGCAGACAGGCTTTCGGCGGCTGGTTATGCCGATACTAAGCCTATTGCACCCAATAATTGCGAGGCAAACCGCGCACTAAACAGGCGTGTGGATATAGTAGTGCTAAATTCCGAATGGGAACAGCCAAGGGAGGAATCCAATGAGCATCGTAAACGAGAAGTCGGGAAGGTTGCAGATAGCAATAATAATCGCGGTGGTGCTGGCATTGGTTCTAGGAGCAGGGGCGTTCACGTTCACTAA
- a CDS encoding flagellar basal body-associated FliL family protein, with amino-acid sequence MVLGAGAFTFTKIIKKPRGKAAQTKPVELSEWKLPEFIVNLADTDEPRYLKVDLVLEVEGKSNKGEEGGNAEEAKARDAIISVLSRKHFSELLTESGKKRLKSELKNALNSRLKDIEVVNVYFTSFAMQ; translated from the coding sequence TTGGTTCTAGGAGCAGGGGCGTTCACGTTCACTAAAATAATCAAAAAACCAAGAGGTAAGGCAGCTCAAACAAAACCAGTAGAGCTTTCCGAATGGAAATTGCCTGAATTTATAGTGAATCTTGCAGACACCGACGAGCCACGCTACCTTAAAGTCGACTTGGTGCTTGAGGTTGAAGGAAAGTCCAACAAAGGCGAGGAGGGTGGCAATGCTGAGGAGGCAAAGGCTAGGGATGCCATCATATCCGTATTGTCTCGAAAACATTTTTCAGAGTTACTGACAGAATCAGGCAAGAAACGCCTCAAATCAGAACTCAAGAATGCCCTCAATTCCAGATTAAAAGATATTGAAGTAGTAAATGTTTACTTTACTTCTTTTGCGATGCAATAG
- a CDS encoding FliM/FliN family flagellar motor switch protein, producing the protein MKKQFVKKEADICSGTMSKSSEGAVGTPEVRPYDFVHPDKLSKSNLRALRLVFSGLERPWTATISTKLRTETQASLLSFEQMPFSKYAESVSENTVFFTIVMPPLRGYAIVDISPEFALKLIDRLAGGKGEMLRQVRGLTEIERRITGRFISSLMPGLIDAWKPVTSVEAVISESFSSVEDIEIEPQELVLVVGMALNSALGEHQIKIVLPVSSLDPVLKLLDPQRWLKSEASDKSTPTQTLAVLLNDIPIPASVQLGRAQVSVQDVLDMEVGDVVRLDSKVNDPLLVRIGDEVRFLARPGLVGKRVSVQVIDKIEQCMEKCAVSES; encoded by the coding sequence ATGAAGAAACAGTTTGTGAAAAAAGAAGCGGATATCTGCTCAGGGACTATGAGCAAGTCAAGCGAAGGTGCTGTTGGAACGCCGGAGGTGCGACCATATGACTTTGTGCACCCTGATAAGCTTTCAAAGTCGAACCTTCGAGCTCTTAGGCTCGTGTTTTCAGGTTTAGAGCGCCCATGGACAGCAACTATTTCGACAAAGCTTAGAACCGAGACCCAAGCAAGCCTATTGTCCTTTGAGCAGATGCCGTTCAGTAAATATGCAGAGTCTGTATCAGAAAACACTGTTTTCTTCACTATTGTAATGCCGCCGCTCCGCGGATATGCAATTGTCGACATCTCTCCAGAGTTTGCATTGAAGTTGATCGACCGACTAGCAGGTGGCAAGGGTGAAATGCTACGTCAAGTCAGGGGGCTCACTGAAATTGAACGGCGAATTACTGGACGTTTTATTAGCAGTCTGATGCCAGGTCTTATTGATGCTTGGAAGCCTGTAACTAGCGTGGAAGCCGTCATTTCAGAATCTTTCTCATCGGTGGAAGATATTGAAATTGAGCCACAGGAATTAGTGTTGGTTGTGGGTATGGCATTGAATTCCGCTTTGGGTGAACATCAAATTAAAATTGTCTTGCCAGTTAGCTCTCTTGACCCTGTGCTTAAGTTATTAGACCCACAGAGGTGGTTAAAGAGTGAAGCTTCAGATAAGTCAACTCCTACGCAAACCCTGGCTGTTTTGCTTAATGATATTCCCATACCTGCATCTGTCCAATTGGGTCGGGCACAAGTCAGTGTTCAGGATGTATTAGATATGGAAGTCGGAGATGTAGTAAGGCTTGACAGCAAGGTAAATGATCCGCTCTTAGTTCGAATCGGCGATGAGGTAAGGTTCCTTGCGAGGCCTGGTCTCGTAGGTAAGCGTGTATCAGTTCAGGTTATTGATAAGATTGAGCAATGCATGGAGAAATGCGCTGTTTCAGAATCATAA
- the fliN gene encoding flagellar motor switch protein FliN, translating to MSQQEERAQKSEVVEQPPTEEAIHANNSIESPKVELSVVEGNAEEENSSGSSVRPVRFGQISPTAGVGGQSSIDLILDVSLDLSVELGRTNIPVRDVLQLGPGSIIELDKLAGEPVDIMVNGKLIARGEVVVIDENFGVRLTEIASCSERLLKAA from the coding sequence ATGAGCCAACAAGAAGAAAGAGCCCAAAAAAGCGAAGTAGTTGAACAGCCACCTACGGAAGAGGCAATTCATGCTAATAACTCAATTGAATCACCGAAGGTTGAGCTATCCGTAGTAGAAGGAAATGCTGAGGAGGAAAATTCTTCGGGCAGCTCGGTACGGCCGGTACGTTTTGGCCAAATTTCGCCGACTGCGGGTGTAGGCGGTCAGAGTTCAATAGACCTTATCCTTGATGTCAGTTTGGATTTGAGTGTGGAACTTGGGCGAACTAACATCCCAGTGCGTGATGTTCTTCAACTTGGCCCGGGTTCGATAATCGAACTTGACAAGTTAGCGGGAGAGCCGGTCGATATCATGGTTAACGGCAAGTTGATTGCAAGGGGCGAGGTTGTTGTCATTGATGAAAACTTTGGTGTTCGGTTAACGGAAATTGCAAGTTGCTCGGAGCGATTGCTCAAAGCTGCGTAG
- a CDS encoding flagellar biosynthetic protein FliO yields MKTLLVVKCLLYVLMAACSCGRVLSAGAAESQGINDSGAALTTAIDAQADNATSDNLDSLDKSSQETPVIIPIIPEDKKATPAVSVSEVTEPRKAKEEGRRSKPVRRAPLYPASVVVQINDSQTSKRAEPSPYVIEKKRPDKIALLSNYQRTNREPAKKETSTIAVVLSMVLKLSIVLGLAYFTILLLKWVSSRRNLLPNNHDLKMVASAKLSANSTLHIVNVRGKSLLIGCGGGQVSLLCDLGDVSEEGLSQSNGLFMEYLEKYSKEEARHGPAGRIAGLLRDCTAYLRERSHVFARASGRGVNDEG; encoded by the coding sequence ATGAAAACTCTGCTTGTTGTAAAGTGCCTGTTATATGTGCTGATGGCTGCATGTTCTTGTGGACGTGTGCTTTCTGCAGGTGCGGCAGAAAGCCAAGGAATAAATGATAGCGGAGCGGCATTGACGACAGCAATTGATGCCCAGGCAGATAATGCGACCTCAGATAACTTGGATTCATTGGATAAATCATCTCAGGAAACGCCGGTCATCATCCCAATAATTCCAGAAGATAAAAAAGCTACACCAGCAGTTTCTGTCAGCGAGGTAACCGAACCTCGAAAAGCAAAAGAAGAAGGCAGGCGAAGCAAGCCTGTTCGGCGTGCGCCACTGTACCCAGCAAGTGTGGTTGTGCAAATAAATGACTCGCAAACTTCGAAAAGGGCAGAGCCTTCACCGTATGTTATTGAAAAGAAGCGCCCAGATAAGATAGCACTCCTTTCAAATTACCAAAGAACTAATCGAGAGCCTGCCAAGAAGGAGACATCTACCATTGCTGTTGTTCTCTCCATGGTACTCAAGCTCTCTATAGTTTTAGGGCTTGCATATTTTACAATTTTGCTATTGAAATGGGTTTCATCGCGAAGAAACCTGTTGCCTAACAACCATGATTTAAAGATGGTTGCATCAGCTAAACTTTCAGCAAATAGTACTCTGCACATTGTTAATGTAAGAGGGAAAAGCCTTTTAATAGGGTGCGGTGGAGGCCAAGTGAGTCTTCTATGTGATCTGGGGGACGTATCTGAAGAAGGGTTGTCTCAATCTAACGGTCTTTTTATGGAGTATCTTGAGAAATACTCGAAGGAAGAAGCGCGACATGGTCCTGCTGGGAGGATTGCTGGCCTCTTGCGGGACTGCACGGCATATCTGCGCGAGCGTAGTCATGTCTTTGCCAGAGCGTCAGGTAGAGGTGTGAATGATGAGGGCTAG
- the fliP gene encoding flagellar type III secretion system pore protein FliP (The bacterial flagellar biogenesis protein FliP forms a type III secretion system (T3SS)-type pore required for flagellar assembly.), translating into MMRARILTAGYALFGFFGTAAAEPVIPKLNIGIEAANSPQDVSVSLQILLILTVLSLAPAMLIMLTSFTRIVIVLSFTRSALGTAQVPPNSVLIGLALFLTFFTMAPIFININDAALQPYLHREISFDEALDRASSPIRDFMFAQVREKDIALFVNLARIEQPNSESDVPMYVLIPAFLISELYKAFSIGFMIFIPFLVIDMVIAVTLMSMGMMMLPPVVISLPFKILLFVLVDGWHLIAQSLTMSFH; encoded by the coding sequence ATGATGAGGGCTAGGATTTTGACGGCAGGGTATGCGCTGTTTGGCTTTTTCGGTACCGCAGCGGCAGAGCCCGTAATTCCAAAGCTAAATATTGGCATCGAGGCGGCAAACAGTCCCCAAGATGTTTCTGTGAGCCTGCAAATCCTTCTAATCCTTACGGTTCTGTCGCTTGCGCCGGCAATGCTAATCATGCTGACATCGTTTACAAGAATCGTAATCGTTCTCTCATTCACTAGGAGTGCGCTTGGTACTGCTCAGGTGCCGCCAAATTCGGTACTGATTGGATTAGCGCTTTTCCTTACCTTTTTTACTATGGCGCCGATATTTATTAATATAAACGACGCGGCACTCCAGCCGTACCTGCATAGGGAAATAAGCTTCGATGAGGCACTTGACCGCGCGTCCTCGCCAATAAGGGATTTCATGTTCGCTCAGGTAAGAGAGAAAGATATCGCGCTTTTCGTAAATCTTGCGCGTATTGAGCAGCCGAATAGTGAATCTGATGTGCCAATGTACGTGCTTATTCCTGCATTTTTAATTAGCGAACTATATAAGGCTTTCAGCATTGGATTCATGATCTTCATCCCATTCTTGGTAATAGACATGGTTATTGCAGTAACCCTGATGTCTATGGGCATGATGATGCTTCCGCCCGTGGTGATCTCGCTTCCTTTTAAAATTTTGCTTTTTGTGCTTGTAGATGGTTGGCACTTAATCGCTCAATCGCTCACAATGAGCTTTCACTGA
- the fliQ gene encoding flagellar biosynthesis protein FliQ, with the protein MTDSNVLSIAQHALTLAVAISAPILGAGLVVGLVVSIFQAATQIHEMTITFIPKILAVAAALTACGPWMVRQVVDFTTVLFQSIPTMVR; encoded by the coding sequence ATGACTGATTCAAACGTTCTGAGTATTGCACAACATGCATTGACTTTGGCGGTTGCCATATCTGCGCCAATTTTGGGTGCTGGATTGGTAGTGGGCTTGGTAGTAAGCATTTTCCAGGCTGCCACACAAATACATGAAATGACAATAACATTTATACCAAAAATTCTGGCAGTTGCAGCGGCCTTGACTGCTTGTGGGCCGTGGATGGTGCGGCAGGTTGTAGATTTCACTACTGTTTTGTTTCAAAGCATACCAACGATGGTGAGATAG
- the fliR gene encoding flagellar type III secretion system protein FliR: MDLASFSLERLETFVLILSRTAGIFAITPLFGSNQVPLQIRVAMAVGLAIVFMPLYRLNGVLASDALQMALLIGKETLVGLVIGFVATLVLTTVQIAGEFIDMQSGFSFASMVDPVNGTHTAVVARLHYLIAGLLFFVTNAHHVMIQGLADSFSLVPIGQLVINSAVANGVMDLFVHLFMVAIRIAMPVLSAVFLADISLALIARAVPQMNVLIVGFPLKIGVGLVGILVALPIIMASAQGLFGDIYSQTGSILRLFVGQ, translated from the coding sequence ATGGACCTAGCATCGTTTAGCTTGGAGAGGCTTGAAACATTTGTATTGATTCTCTCGCGCACAGCGGGGATATTTGCCATAACGCCACTGTTTGGCTCAAATCAGGTGCCTTTACAGATACGTGTTGCAATGGCGGTGGGACTTGCAATTGTATTCATGCCTCTCTACCGGCTTAATGGAGTGCTAGCATCCGATGCCCTTCAAATGGCGTTGCTAATTGGGAAAGAGACATTGGTTGGATTAGTAATCGGATTCGTAGCTACGTTGGTACTAACGACTGTTCAAATAGCAGGTGAATTCATAGATATGCAGTCGGGATTTAGTTTTGCAAGCATGGTTGACCCGGTCAATGGAACGCATACTGCCGTGGTAGCAAGACTTCATTATTTGATTGCTGGCCTTTTGTTTTTTGTGACTAACGCCCACCATGTGATGATTCAAGGCCTTGCAGATAGCTTCAGTCTGGTTCCAATTGGCCAATTAGTCATAAATTCGGCTGTGGCTAATGGAGTTATGGATTTGTTTGTCCATTTATTTATGGTTGCGATTCGTATTGCCATGCCAGTCCTTAGCGCTGTTTTTCTTGCTGATATATCGTTGGCGCTAATTGCTCGGGCTGTTCCCCAGATGAATGTGCTCATAGTGGGTTTCCCCTTGAAGATTGGGGTTGGCCTCGTTGGCATTCTTGTTGCTTTGCCGATCATAATGGCTTCTGCTCAGGGATTATTTGGTGATATATACAGTCAGACGGGGAGTATTCTTCGCCTGTTTGTTGGTCAATAG
- the flhB gene encoding flagellar biosynthesis protein FlhB: MASQDRTEPATPRRREEARQEGKVAKSMDVNSVVVLLAGILLLKVAGPYMLRGLMAIATDAFSHLHSREITMSNIGTYLASYGVRGALICLPLAIGLGAVGIASNVMQVGLKVTPKVLNPDLNRLNLVQGIARLFSWRCGVEIIKLVAKVGIVAWVVYASLKNQYFLLVNLAGMPLVSGFLLVGSLCWQLVLRAWIVMLAMAVFDFIYQRFQFEQSMKMTKQEVKDEYRRSEGDPYIKARIRQRQREIARGRMFLDVARADVVITNPVHLAVALRYDSAEMAAPTVVAKGQRLIAEKIKAIAEAHCVPIIENPPVARLLYKTVEVGQQIPESLYQAVAEILAYVYRMSERTDNRHAAA; this comes from the coding sequence ATGGCTTCACAAGACAGGACCGAACCTGCAACCCCGCGAAGGCGGGAGGAAGCAAGGCAAGAGGGCAAAGTTGCCAAAAGCATGGACGTCAATTCTGTTGTTGTCCTGCTTGCTGGGATTCTCCTCCTGAAAGTTGCCGGGCCATATATGCTAAGAGGATTGATGGCAATTGCCACGGATGCATTTTCTCACTTGCATTCTCGCGAAATAACTATGAGCAATATTGGAACATATTTAGCGTCATATGGAGTTCGCGGAGCGCTTATCTGTCTTCCTTTGGCGATTGGGTTAGGTGCAGTAGGCATAGCGTCTAATGTGATGCAAGTCGGCCTAAAAGTTACACCAAAGGTGCTAAATCCCGATTTGAATAGGCTCAATCTGGTGCAGGGGATTGCAAGGTTGTTTTCATGGCGCTGTGGTGTAGAAATCATAAAGCTAGTGGCTAAAGTAGGCATTGTTGCTTGGGTTGTTTATGCTTCTTTAAAAAACCAATATTTCTTGCTCGTAAATTTGGCGGGTATGCCTCTTGTCAGCGGTTTTCTTCTAGTAGGGAGCCTCTGCTGGCAGCTTGTTTTGCGAGCATGGATTGTTATGTTGGCAATGGCAGTTTTCGATTTTATATATCAGCGCTTTCAATTCGAACAAAGCATGAAGATGACCAAACAAGAGGTTAAGGATGAGTACCGGCGTTCGGAAGGAGACCCTTACATAAAGGCAAGGATTAGACAGCGCCAAAGGGAGATAGCTCGCGGACGAATGTTCCTTGATGTTGCGAGGGCAGATGTAGTGATTACCAACCCAGTTCACCTGGCAGTGGCGTTAAGATACGACTCGGCTGAGATGGCTGCGCCAACCGTTGTTGCCAAGGGCCAACGGCTCATTGCTGAGAAGATCAAGGCCATCGCCGAAGCACATTGCGTTCCAATAATTGAAAACCCGCCGGTCGCAAGGTTGCTATATAAGACTGTCGAAGTCGGTCAACAGATACCCGAAAGCTTGTATCAAGCAGTTGCTGAGATTCTAGCTTATGTATACAGAATGAGCGAGAGAACTGATAACAGGCACGCGGCTGCCTAA